The proteins below are encoded in one region of Methanobacterium sp.:
- the hemC gene encoding hydroxymethylbilane synthase codes for MKVGTRGSNLAMTQTKNIINQLSKIINEDITIEVIKTTGDKITDSQLYTIDIKGIFTKELDKAVLEEEVDFAVHSLKDLPTELSGDLEIVAVPKRESPNEVLVSNYDWDELEEGASIGTSSLRREAFCNYHKKKLNIKPIRGNIDTRVRKVEYGEYDATIMAEAGLKRLGLSNHIKKVFPLEYFTPAAGQGALAVVARKDSSVRTELEKLTHFNSLQEIKAEKIVLEELGVGCQWPLGVSARADNGKMDLFSILLTKEGEILSKVKLSGSINDAERLGKEAAKKMMEEYV; via the coding sequence TTGAAAGTGGGTACCAGAGGAAGCAATTTAGCTATGACACAGACAAAAAATATAATCAATCAGTTATCCAAAATAATAAATGAAGATATAACTATTGAAGTAATAAAAACAACAGGAGATAAAATCACTGATTCTCAACTTTATACCATTGATATAAAAGGTATATTCACCAAAGAACTGGATAAAGCAGTTTTGGAAGAAGAAGTTGATTTTGCAGTTCACAGCCTGAAAGACCTTCCAACAGAACTTTCCGGCGATCTCGAAATAGTGGCTGTTCCTAAAAGAGAATCTCCAAATGAAGTGCTTGTCTCCAATTATGACTGGGACGAGTTGGAAGAAGGAGCATCCATAGGAACAAGCAGCCTTCGAAGGGAAGCCTTCTGTAATTATCATAAAAAAAAACTGAATATAAAACCAATAAGAGGAAATATAGATACCAGAGTTAGAAAAGTAGAATATGGAGAATATGACGCCACAATAATGGCTGAAGCTGGCCTTAAAAGGCTTGGACTTTCAAATCATATAAAAAAAGTATTCCCACTTGAATATTTTACTCCCGCAGCAGGTCAGGGGGCACTTGCTGTAGTTGCAAGGAAAGATAGCAGCGTACGGACAGAGCTGGAGAAATTAACTCACTTTAATTCATTACAAGAGATAAAAGCTGAAAAAATTGTACTTGAAGAGCTTGGAGTGGGCTGTCAATGGCCTCTTGGAGTATCAGCAAGAGCAGATAATGGTAAAATGGATTTATTCAGTATTTTACTTACAAAGGAAGGTGAAATACTTTCTAAAGTTAAATTAAGTGGTTCAATAAATGATGCAGAAAGACTGGGTAAAGAAGCTGCAAAAAAAATGATGGAGGAATACGTGTGA